The Bombyx mori chromosome 16, ASM3026992v2 region ATTCTCCACCTTCTACGCACACTTGCACTTCTCCTGTGACTGCAGGATTGTTTGGTTCCTCCATATATGGTGGAGCCTCGGGGGGTGGCATTACTATTCTTGATAACGGAGGTGTGGCTGAATGTACTGGGGATGTATCCATTTTTATCTGACGTACGTCTATAGGAACAGGTGGTGGTGGGGGTGGAGGCTCTTTTTTATGCCTACTTCTACTTCTGACTGTAGGGGCAGGTGGCGGCGGGGGCAGGAGAGGTTCGTTGCCTGTGTGGGAATCGAGAAGATGTCTATACGCTGCACTACACTTCACTATCACTCCGCACATGTGACACACAGCAGCATTGAGATTGTCCATTTGTGGAAAGAGACCGTGCAAGTTCATGGTGTCTTGCTTGAGACGGTTAAGGCCCGGACGACGTTGGCGCGTACGATCGGCCGCTTTGTAGGGATGGTGGTCGTTCGAGCGCCTCATCGACGCCGAGCTTTTCACGTCTGAGCCTGGCGCGGCGTCGTCGTCCCGTCGAGGGGACAGGTGTCCTATTTCGCTCACCCACAAGTCCCATGGTTTCTCGTTGCACTTCACGGGACTCACTAGTTTGGTCGCGAAAGGGTAGTCACCAGACATTGTTGAGCTTTTAATCGTGAGCAGGTCGTAAAATTCGGGCTGTCGCCTCAGGGCAGGCCAGCCGTAGCATTACCAGTTTTCTTCCTCTGTTAGGTTATTACCCCATATCTGCCCCTAGCTCGGTGGCCGTCGTTGGCGGCTTCAGGGTCACATCGTATCGTGACTGTTTACTTCATGCTATACGCATGCCGAAACAATAGGTGTTATCGTCTCTTTACAAGTGTAGATTTAATATTTACAGGGACAGATGATCTATCTCACTGACAGCTGATTATGCAGATTGCGAGTTTTTCTCAACCACGAAACACTTCCATCAAACCACGACACTTTTTTATCAACCTCCGCGTTCCCGTTTGTGacaaactttaatttattacacTCTATTTCAGTGATAGTATACTTGTTACGCGTAAATAAAATGTCTAAAATTTCTGTTTGGTTGGTTGTAATTTACTAAAGCATCAACACTTTTTTGAGTATTTGTAAAGACCGATATCTATTCTACATTCTTTAATTCATTCACAATCTCATTCATTTCCGAATGAAAGTGACATAAAACTTTTGACACTCGCAATGtcttaatcaatttatttacgaACATTGGTAACTGGACCTTTTATTCTATCTTACACATCCTTAGATCACTTTTTTGTGATTCTGTGATTTCTGTTAGCCAGTGGCGTACCTAAGGGGGGGCGGTGGGTGCGGTCCGCACCGGGCGGCACTTACCCTGGGGAGGCATTTTAGCATTTACTTTTAGTTGTATAAAgcaatttattcatttcatatttattttctttcttgaaTAATAAaggattattatgattattataagtttaatatttgatttatataaattatgattaaCTATATGATTTCGAATATTATTCATCGGTGTATATAAATGCATATTAGTGTAAATTTTGAATTCAAGAACAAggtaataatttgattttattgtattcattaaaattctttGAATTCGTAAAAGTATCTTTTCGATTTTGTTCGGCAATTTTTCctaactaatttttttaaatatcagtttataaatgtcatttcttttgaaaagtttatatGATTACTTTGAAGtaatatatcaatatttttttattcatcgatttttcttttgaaaagcAGGGCCGGCGGAAGGCGGTCTGCTAGGTCTGCAAAGCATTAGGGCGCCGGCATAAGAACTATCtttttcaaacaacaaaatctaaacgagacaaaacaaaaatactgaCGAAGTTACAATTTCAGAACTcgcaaatagataaatattctCAGTCCGTTTTGAAGAATTGTATTTGGATTGATAAATTGCACCGCTCATATGCCCGTGTAAACTACCAGTTGACATGGACTTGGCATTATACACGATTTTTCTAGTATGAAAGCTAGAAGAgtagatattatataaatatgtttacgaGTGCATACAAATAAGTCTAAAAAATTTACTctgtgtattaattaatattgattaaataacttaataatttatttatgtgtattaattaataaaaaccacTATTTGATTGACTTATAATAGAAAGAGCGGCAGACTGGAGATCGCCCCGGGCGGCAAAAGTTCTAGGTACGCCACTGCTGTTAGCGTGAAGGCTGTAAcgctttttggagtttactccttaagaatcgatttacatatataggcccggggtatgaaaattatggggaccaaaatcgtactagagagtatagcatgtcacacgaaatgcgttatgcgcctgattggctcctgattgcgtgatgcgtgcgcgcgccaatcaggagccaacgcgcggccgcgttatcgcaggtgacgccgggctgctgcgccggcagtccgccacaaagcctcgtactgatcgcgcgtttctctcattattgtattttcatatatttgttagtcgtttgttttgtgtctcgttaatttgttaataatctgtagtgtatcgtgttgtcgtaatatagaactatttctcgtattgtttcgtttaatttaccgacatcgttttgcttgtggccggacgccgttcgggttcgattcctgaacgtatcaactgttagtgggttgatacccgaatataacccgctacaaatcatttattaataaagcttattaaatataaacaattccttctatcagtgaatggacaacttatatattaattgtaaaagtgaattatatagacttacttaattaccgcatccacgtgttccgcaactcccggatcattctcactagaatacgtaacttccatattttactgtattcaactgacacaaatttatatttatatccagtaaactccagtcgtgcgtcggagcggacacacacacattttttaaataatgttcatagtatttttttatttttattgcttagacgtatggacgagctcacagcccacctggtgttaagtggttactagagcccatagacatctacaacgtaaatgcgccacccacctcgagatataagttccaaggtcttagtatagttacaacggctgcccccacccttcgaaccgaaacacattactgcttcacggcggaaataggcggggtgatggtacctacccgtgcggactcccaagaggtcctaacaccagtgattcgcaaattatattttttgcgggtttgatttttattacacgatgttattccttcaccgtggaagtcaatcgtgaacatttgttgagtacgtatttcattaaaataatacgaCTGCCGATGTCGCCGGaaccatttaatttttatttaagaaatcgAACGAACgaaatacttttattaaattgcattggtttttgttttttcctatgtaagctgatagcctttagaggctatgcgAGCGTAACCGAgtgagtaggtaagctcacggggctctaacctgaggacattgctaacactagctctagcaagagcagtgcttcgcagaatctactagatccggtgagaaagtgagctgtgtctgagggctattttactcgtcgagcccttcgccgcaagcgacgggttcgacgagaatgatgaccggtgcttgaggtacctagaagcaccgttagtggatccgaTATGACGtttttggggcgacgtcgactgctttccattctgtccgtaggatcgggaatgtagttgccggcggccacgataagaggattctcgtgtcgtgctgctttatcgaagtggcgcatcgacgccgactgcagatacttactgatggactctaagtccaagTCGTCATGGatgtcgacgttcctgacgaaccacggagctccgacggttatcctgcaaaaacgggattgaatgatttggagaccacccaccttgagttataagctctaaggtctcaagtgtgcaagaacggctaccccaccattcaaaccgaaacgcattactgctttacggcagaaataggtagtatGATCAGCATTAAAATGAACATTGTTTTAGTATGGTATGttcattttttgttatttaaacatttatattcaCTATACGATCGTATATACTTAAGTTATATATTTATCATGTCCAGTTAGTGCAGGCCGCGTGaccgaacactacacttgcataggtcatgacggggcgtatgcaagtttgtagagtgtcaccttgtcTCCCTTTTATGGGACAATTTACTACGCCTGCATATTCGGGTTAAAATCGCTCTTCGTTTAAGAAAGAATTTGTATTAACGTAATAATCTATGCTATTGATGCAAGTCTCACAAGTTCCTGAGAACCCGAGACGTCAAGTTTTGAAAATTTAGTGATTTAGGCTTTCTCTTTCTCTTATTTCTCTTATCTCTTCTTTCCCTTGTCAACTCCCCTTTCGTTTATATTCTTAGTTCATTcattaaccataataatattaagctgtagtttgtctgtctggtatcgaactaacccctgtatatatatgttgtatgtatattgttttaggtaaatcaacagagatcctgtcatcaaacattcttagctacccacttaattcttagtgaatatctgtgaccttgctcgttcacgaagcccgctatagaaagcagagtattaaatacacttgacattggcgaaatctaaaaggaaacgacataaacctaagagatagatagatttaggCTTTAAACGTATAACAACTatggtttttaattaataatgctATCATAGTTAGGTACATACCTCAACTTATGTTTCATACAATAGAGGtcatctatttttaaatatttactcccaaattaagtaatataaaattataagaattacatattttagctcaaaattgaaaaataaagaaacggtatttttatttgaagcaTGTAAATTTTTTGAAATGTTGTCAATTGTGACAAAATTTATGAGCTTCGCTCCGCTTGCCAGTGCCCAATGGacgaatgaaacaaaaaaatttcaaGCGCAAAACTGCCttccaacatttaaaaaaaattaaatatctccaattttttatataaataccgATATGTTGTTAGAAATAAAGTGGCGGCCTACTCATGTGGCTTAAAAGTGTATGCAAGTCTCTTGTCTTCGGCTTACCAATCGGTGTAACCATTCTAGACACGGTCGGTTATGTGGCTAGAGTTGAAGGAATTTCTATGCAACCCGTGCTGAATCCAGAATCGATGAATACGGACTATGTGTTTTTATCTCGATGGGCCGTCAGAGATTATCACGTGAAACGAGGAGATGTCATTTCACTGATGTCCCCCAAAGATCCTAACCAAAAGATTATCAAACGAGTGGTAGCTTTACAAGGTGACGTTGTAAGCACATTGGGCTACAAGAACCAGTATGTGAAAATTCCAGAAGGACATTGTTGGGTAGAAGGTGATCACACAGGTCACACCCTCGACAGCAACACCTTTGGGCCTGTTTCTTTAGGTTTAGTTAATGCAAGAGCGGTGTGCATAGTTTGGCCCCCAAGTAGATGGCAGAGTCTTCAAGCTAAATTGCCAGAGAACAGACAGCCTGTGAGCACTGCTATTTAATCTAGTTAAATTAGACAAATGTTAGTTAAAAACATgcaaattgtttaaaatttgagtttgttaattatatgaaaaaatgGGAGTAGAAACATCTTTTGAATCtgcatttttatctatatattttattttcctgaTCTCTGACTAGTCTCATATTACCTCTTTTACCTTGTTCTTTATTTAGAAGTAATGTTTTATTCCATGGAAGCTGGCAAGCTGTAGTACAATAAAACTTATtggataaaaaatattatcctgTTATTGTTgtgaatgataaaaatgtatttataaataaaaatgtttaataaacACTATAtaccttttattaattttttcacttacataataatttctttaaaataaaacattatttctgCAATTGTTGATTTATCTCTAATGAATTTTcagattcattattttttttcaaaccatAACGTTCAACAACTTTTATAACATTGTCATATGATATACCCtttcttataattttataaaggcCATTCTTTGATAAATCTATAACCGTGGAGCCTGTTCTGTTCTGTTCCAGACCTTGACTCAGTAACCCTCCATCAAATATGGCTGCTAAATGAGGATACAGATGTTCAAATTCTTTGATGGACAATGTTGAAGGTTCATTACTAAAATTGGCACTTGTCAATGCAACTGGCATATCAAATATTTTCGTAACTGTGTTCATAAAATCATGCTTCGGTATTCTAATACCTATTTTTGTAGTGGAAGGATTCAAAAATGGATTGTCTAGGTGTTTAGTTTTCTGTAGAACAACTGTGACTGGACCAGGAAGTAGCGAATCTAATAACTTGTCACTTATGTGAGAGGCTTCTCCCCATTTTCTCAAATCAGCTACACTAGTGACACATATGGCCACCGGTTTCActgcctctcttccttttataGAGTAAAGTTTTTTGATAGCCAGAGGACAGTTGGCACTGCAAGCTAATCCATAGATTGTGTCTGTCGGTACAGCAATCACTTGGCCCTTAGCCAGGCATTCAGCAGCCCTCAAGCTTGCAGTGAAATCTACACATGATATGACAGATGTCATTGTGTTTCTCATCATTAAAGATTGACATTTATTTCTTCGTATATAACTAGGATACAATCCAAGTTTGAGTAATTTCATACTCGTTAATAGTCGCAATGAGTTTAATCTCTCCAGTTGTGAGCACATTTGTGATTACAGCAACGGTAGAACGTGGTCATAGGCTCATCAGCTGATCGAGTTTGTAGTTGCATAAAGTACGCACGACCATAACCGCACTTAGGACAAACAGCATCTGTTGAATCAACGTTTTCCCATGCGGCAGCTCCTCCCATAATATAATCTAATTCctgtaagaaaaaaatcatgtgagaatttttaaatatgttctaCTTGTTGTGAAGGTAATGTGACCAACCTTTAATTTAGGGAATGTTCGAGATGAAACTTTCTTCTTGATATTGTAAACATATGGACACGTATTACAGGCGTACCTTAGCGCTGCTTCAGGACCTTCTTCCACCATAAGCATGTTGGCGCACGTTGGACAAAATagcatattgaaaaaaaaattacttcatcAGTTAAATTTATGTAAGTAGCTTATAGAACAGAATAGTATTATCATAAACGTTTTTAAATTGGTAGTTTGAAACAAGGCTCCATGAAAAAAtctcatatattattttgtttaattttat contains the following coding sequences:
- the LOC101735426 gene encoding mitochondrial inner membrane protease subunit 2; amino-acid sequence: MWLKSVCKSLVFGLPIGVTILDTVGYVARVEGISMQPVLNPESMNTDYVFLSRWAVRDYHVKRGDVISLMSPKDPNQKIIKRVVALQGDVVSTLGYKNQYVKIPEGHCWVEGDHTGHTLDSNTFGPVSLGLVNARAVCIVWPPSRWQSLQAKLPENRQPVSTAI
- the LOC692853 gene encoding ischemia/reperfusion inducible protein, translated to MCSQLERLNSLRLLTSMKLLKLGLYPSYIRRNKCQSLMMRNTMTSVISCVDFTASLRAAECLAKGQVIAVPTDTIYGLACSANCPLAIKKLYSIKGREAVKPVAICVTSVADLRKWGEASHISDKLLDSLLPGPVTVVLQKTKHLDNPFLNPSTTKIGIRIPKHDFMNTVTKIFDMPVALTSANFSNEPSTLSIKEFEHLYPHLAAIFDGGLLSQGLEQNRTGSTVIDLSKNGLYKIIRKGISYDNVIKVVERYGLKKNNESENSLEINQQLQK